In the genome of Solibacillus silvestris, one region contains:
- a CDS encoding histone acetyltransferase — protein sequence MNTIRKANVEDAATLTDIAFKAKGYWGYSDNFMNAWKDALIITVEDIQSKVIYLLEEDKAIKGFYCLCIETQELESLFVAPTYIGQGLGKVLWGNILLKATENGLSSFHFNSDPNAYEFYLKMGAKRIIYVESTVIPGRIYPLMEYTLTHLQTK from the coding sequence ATGAATACGATAAGAAAAGCAAATGTCGAGGATGCAGCGACACTGACAGATATAGCTTTTAAAGCAAAAGGCTATTGGGGTTATTCAGATAATTTTATGAATGCATGGAAAGATGCTTTAATAATTACAGTAGAAGATATTCAGTCAAAAGTTATTTATCTGCTTGAAGAAGATAAGGCTATTAAAGGGTTCTATTGTTTGTGCATAGAAACGCAAGAATTAGAAAGCTTATTTGTAGCCCCTACATACATTGGACAAGGCTTAGGGAAAGTTTTATGGGGAAATATTTTACTGAAGGCAACAGAAAATGGATTAAGTAGCTTCCATTTTAATAGTGATCCAAATGCGTATGAATTTTATTTGAAAATGGGTGCAAAAAGAATAATTTATGTTGAATCAACAGTTATTCCAGGGAGAATATATCCTCTTATGGAATATACGCTTACACATCTTCAAACAAAATAA
- a CDS encoding flavoprotein: MIELLGAFLLTILGFTVCIVGILYMRKNQKKEPLSFFKYYVIQIVLILISLLSLAVFWDALTVMPKILKGEHEIVKGACTVDYWETTKDSYLDILFSEDVFFSVPPKNWDKGSLKTAYCEVTYYEGSEFGIHYKIYDKQDGTLLQQK, translated from the coding sequence ATGATAGAACTACTAGGTGCATTTTTACTAACAATTTTAGGCTTTACTGTATGCATTGTGGGCATTTTATATATGAGAAAGAATCAAAAAAAAGAACCCTTATCGTTTTTTAAATATTATGTAATCCAAATTGTACTCATATTAATTAGCCTTTTATCTCTTGCTGTGTTTTGGGATGCACTAACAGTAATGCCTAAAATTTTAAAAGGAGAACACGAAATAGTAAAAGGTGCTTGTACAGTTGACTATTGGGAAACTACAAAAGATTCTTATTTAGATATTCTATTTTCAGAAGATGTATTTTTTAGTGTGCCTCCAAAGAATTGGGATAAAGGCTCATTAAAAACTGCGTATTGTGAAGTTACCTATTATGAAGGTTCTGAATTTGGTATACATTACAAAATATACGATAAACAAGATGGTACATTATTGCAGCAAAAATAG
- a CDS encoding multidrug transporter — MDKSKTSVPHLDTRLNNHPELYDNEIHLKIKETIAKNKEIIEKNREIKEVLNYLSSKFADDLKKTTE; from the coding sequence ATGGATAAGAGTAAGACATCAGTACCTCACTTAGATACAAGACTAAATAACCATCCTGAACTTTACGATAATGAAATCCATCTAAAAATAAAGGAAACGATAGCTAAAAACAAAGAAATAATAGAGAAAAATCGTGAAATTAAGGAAGTATTAAATTATCTATCCTCTAAATTTGCTGATGATTTGAAAAAAACAACAGAATAA
- a CDS encoding Fe3+-hydroxamate ABC transporter substrate-binding protein — MNKKWSYIKMLAAYFFLTTPLILIFTLASIPEAITIQPTTLSRVFFMVILFGLGIIFYFYIDPAFKELKYKTIAFIISMIASVLFLIISLSY, encoded by the coding sequence GTGAACAAGAAATGGTCTTATATCAAAATGTTAGCGGCGTACTTTTTTCTTACTACTCCGTTAATTTTAATATTCACATTAGCCTCAATTCCTGAAGCAATTACAATACAACCCACTACACTAAGTAGAGTGTTTTTTATGGTGATATTATTTGGCTTAGGGATTATTTTTTATTTTTATATAGATCCAGCATTTAAGGAATTAAAATATAAGACAATAGCTTTTATTATCTCAATGATAGCGAGTGTTTTATTTCTAATAATAAGCTTAAGCTACTAA
- a CDS encoding ATP-dependent Lon protease, translated as MKLFLAILFAGFLGILVFLGPLGIYILCAIIIGVIFRSFILINEIHKQVVPANNNDKVKQAVERYIKERDQLD; from the coding sequence GTGAAATTATTTTTAGCAATTTTATTCGCTGGATTTTTAGGTATATTAGTTTTTCTAGGTCCATTAGGAATTTACATCTTATGTGCAATTATTATCGGTGTTATTTTTAGGTCATTTATTTTAATTAATGAAATTCATAAACAAGTAGTTCCAGCCAATAACAATGACAAAGTAAAACAAGCGGTCGAGAGGTATATAAAAGAAAGAGATCAATTGGATTAG
- a CDS encoding 3-deoxy-8-phosphooctulonate synthase, producing the protein MKYRCYNDFKLVKETETDGFIYGEITNHFYYENGEACISGDGFVQAPDGSRAGIIWGLAKEPSISVCIEPEVDRWGVYEIDFIKPIKTMDDLLLNFRTVLPLLKEAYKNAYSK; encoded by the coding sequence ATGAAATACCGTTGTTATAATGATTTTAAACTTGTTAAAGAAACCGAAACAGATGGTTTTATTTATGGTGAAATTACTAACCATTTTTATTATGAAAATGGAGAGGCTTGCATTTCTGGAGATGGATTTGTTCAAGCTCCAGATGGCAGTAGAGCAGGCATAATATGGGGACTAGCAAAAGAACCTTCGATATCCGTTTGTATAGAGCCAGAAGTAGATAGATGGGGCGTTTATGAAATAGACTTTATCAAACCGATAAAAACAATGGATGATTTACTCCTGAATTTCAGAACTGTTTTACCGTTACTGAAAGAAGCCTACAAAAATGCATATTCCAAATAA
- a CDS encoding 3-hydroxybutyrate dehydrogenase (catalyzes the formation of acetoacetate from 3-hydroxybutyrate) — MKTTNRTVLVTGAAQGIGYAIAQEFIANGDYVAIFDLNEEAAVAAAEKLGNAKGYKVNVADETSVKTAIDAVIAERGSVDVVVNNAGLQFISKTEDFPVEKWDLLNDVILKGTFLMTKHSLKSMQAQNYGRIINIVSAHGRIPDAYKSAYCAAKAGQTGFSKVVALENATNGITVNCIEPGPVRTELIERQLPVLAEKDGTSVEEALGHHILGKQWIKRLLEPSEIGKTAVFLASEGAGAITGESIPVTGGM; from the coding sequence ATGAAAACAACAAATCGTACAGTACTTGTTACAGGTGCCGCTCAAGGGATCGGATATGCAATTGCACAAGAATTTATCGCAAACGGTGACTATGTGGCAATTTTCGATTTAAATGAAGAAGCTGCAGTTGCTGCTGCTGAAAAATTAGGAAACGCAAAAGGTTACAAAGTGAACGTTGCTGACGAAACTTCAGTTAAAACGGCTATCGACGCTGTAATTGCTGAGCGCGGATCAGTAGACGTAGTGGTAAACAACGCTGGTTTACAATTTATCAGTAAAACAGAAGATTTCCCGGTAGAAAAATGGGATCTATTAAATGATGTTATCTTAAAAGGTACATTCTTAATGACAAAACACTCTTTAAAATCAATGCAAGCTCAAAACTACGGTCGTATCATCAACATCGTATCTGCTCACGGTCGTATTCCGGATGCTTACAAATCAGCTTACTGTGCTGCTAAAGCAGGACAAACTGGTTTCTCTAAAGTAGTCGCATTAGAAAACGCTACAAACGGAATTACTGTTAACTGTATCGAGCCAGGTCCAGTACGTACAGAATTAATCGAAAGACAATTACCTGTTTTAGCAGAAAAGGATGGAACTTCTGTAGAAGAAGCATTAGGCCATCACATCTTGGGTAAACAATGGATCAAGCGTTTACTTGAACCATCTGAAATCGGAAAAACTGCTGTATTCTTAGCTTCTGAAGGTGCTGGAGCCATTACAGGTGAATCAATTCCTGTCACTGGTGGTATGTAA